The DNA sequence ACCAATTGGATTCCGGTCTGAATCGCATTCGACTGCACCTGGAGGGCATTCATTGCGCCTCCTGCGTGTTTGTGATTGAAAAACTCCCCGAGTTTCTGCCTGGCGTGATCAATGCCCGGGTGAATCTCACCACCGCGACACTGGACTGTTTCTGGAATCCGGACGCCGTCGCGATCTCCGAAATCGCCCGCACACTGGATCGGCTAGGCTACCGTCCGCACCCGGCTCAACCCAACGAAACCGAGCGACTCTATCGCCTGGAAAACCGGAAACACCTGATTCGTCTGGGGATCGCTGGAGCCTGTGCCGGGAATGTGATGCTGATCGCATTCGCCCTTTACGCTGGTATGTTTACCGGCATGTCAGCCGAACACTTGAACCTGTTTCGCTGGACGAGCGCCGGTCTGGCACTGGTTTCAATCTTCTGGCCCGGGCAGATCTTTTTCAAAGGCGCTCTGCTCGCACTCAAGACGCGGGTTCCGCACATTGATTTGCCGGTCGCCCTGGGCATCACTATCGGAGGGATCGCGGGGCTGGTGAATTCGATCCGGGGTAGAGGAGAGATTTATTTCGACTCACTGACCGTGTTGATCTTTCTGCTGCTGGTTGGCCGCTACATTCAATTCCGCCAGCAACACCATGCGTTGAGCCAGCTCTCGCTCCTGAAAAACATCACGCCTCGCCATGCACGCCTTGTCACTGGGACAGAGGTGCTGACAGTACCCATTGAAGTTCTGCAGGTGGAAGACCAAGTGGAGGTTCGCGCTGGTGATGTGATTCCGGCAGACGGCGTCATTCTCTCCGGCGACTCGTCAGTTGATGAATCGATCCTGACCGGGGAGTCGCGGCCCCGCAGAGTGCTGACCGGCGGAGAGGTAACCGCGGGCACGCTCAACCTGACTTCTCCCTTGCGGATGCAGGTTCAGTCCGTAGGCGAACAGACTCGGATTGGACGTCTAATGAACCTGGTGGAACTGGGTGTCAGTTCCAAACTCCCGCTGATCGAACTTGCCAACCGGATTGCCGGCGTGTTCGTGATCACGGTCATCCTGTTGTCGCTCCTCTGCCTGGGACTCTGGTGGTCGAGCGGGGCGAAAGTTGCCGTCGCGAATGCGATCTCTCTGTTGATTGTCACCTGTCCGTGTGCCCTGGGACTGGCGACTCCACTCGCGCTGGCTGTCGCGCAGGGGAAAGCAGCGAAACGTTTCATTCTGATCA is a window from the Gimesia benthica genome containing:
- a CDS encoding heavy metal translocating P-type ATPase, whose amino-acid sequence is MIDEIDGGETAQSSGQGTCIHCDLPIPTSRQHSSGPEFCCAGCEVAYAILQDMDPRLLEEIADAKTAGPSELTYEEMDHPRFLELYAHQLDSGLNRIRLHLEGIHCASCVFVIEKLPEFLPGVINARVNLTTATLDCFWNPDAVAISEIARTLDRLGYRPHPAQPNETERLYRLENRKHLIRLGIAGACAGNVMLIAFALYAGMFTGMSAEHLNLFRWTSAGLALVSIFWPGQIFFKGALLALKTRVPHIDLPVALGITIGGIAGLVNSIRGRGEIYFDSLTVLIFLLLVGRYIQFRQQHHALSQLSLLKNITPRHARLVTGTEVLTVPIEVLQVEDQVEVRAGDVIPADGVILSGDSSVDESILTGESRPRRVLTGGEVTAGTLNLTSPLRMQVQSVGEQTRIGRLMNLVELGVSSKLPLIELANRIAGVFVITVILLSLLCLGLWWSSGAKVAVANAISLLIVTCPCALGLATPLALAVAQGKAAKRFILINSGDAVEKLARPGILWLDKTGTLTTGKMQVQVWQGDQSRFREIAALEQQVVHPIATAILGYIEQQTGGALSDLPMPEDVQASPGQGISGTVNGHQLLIGTEALVTSEGCLISPAYQQSIADCRSQGLTTVLIAVDGELEAVCGIGDSLRPDSRATLDHLKAAGWSIGILSGDHEEIVNPIARQLDINPEFVHAGVLPEEKLQIIQQSTPEGLTVMVGDGVNDSAALAAASVGIAVHGGAEASLQVADVYLNRPGLSPLRELIDGARMTNQVIIRNLLISLAYNLLAAGLALGD